From a single Silene latifolia isolate original U9 population chromosome 6, ASM4854445v1, whole genome shotgun sequence genomic region:
- the LOC141658688 gene encoding heat stress transcription factor B-4-like — protein sequence MSIMFDNCCDGILLSLDTHKSVPAPFLTKTYHLVDDPATDHIVSWGDDDTTFVVWRPPDFARDLLPNYFKHNNFSSFVRQLNTYGFRKIVPDRWEFANDYFKRGEKHLLCEIHRRKTGHNHHHHNQTPTHLNFNTATATATATSYLPSYFPTNRLSLSPPNSTDEDNHEFESSSSPSNKSSYTETLTITALSEDNDRLRKSNNLLMSELAHMRKLYNDIIYFVQNHVKPVGPSSNVASFPGYSGAQTTTTTTTTTTTRKRSDLCVLEDNHSSNNNDYSRTKLFGVSLVSKKRLHPDHHQAVDNNFIKPRFVMDKHDLGLNL from the exons ATGTCAATCATGTTCGATAATTGTTGTGACGGTATTTTACTATCGTTAGACACTCATAAATCTGTACCTGCTCCTTTTCTTACCAAAACCTATCATTTGGTAGATGATCCCGCCACTGATCATATTGTGTCTTGGGGGGACGACGATACTACATTCGTCGTATGGCGTCCCCCTGATTTCGCTCGTGATCTACTTCCTAACTATTTCAAGCATAATAATTTCTCGTCCTTTGTTCGCCAACTTAACACCTAT GGTTTTAGGAAGATAGTACCAGACAGATGGGAATTTGCAAACGACTATTTCAAAAGAGGTGAAAAACACTTACTATGTGAGATCCACAGAAGAAAAACCGGCCAcaatcaccaccaccacaaccaaacaCCCACTCACTTAAACTTCAACACCGCTACCGCTACCGCCACGGCCACGTCATATCTACCATCATACTTTCCAACAAACAGACTAAGCCTCTCCCCTCCAAACTCCACCGACGAAGATAATCACGAGTTCGAATCCTCCTCCTCCCCATCTAACAAATCCTCCTACACTGAAACCCTCACCATCACCGCCCTTTCCGAAGACAATGACCGTCTTCGAAAAAGCAACAACCTTCTCATGTCAGAACTCGCTCACATGAGAAAACTTTACAATGACATTATCTACTTTGTTCAAAAtcatgttaaacctgttggtCCTTCTAGTAATGTAGCAAGTTTTCCGGGTTACTCTGGTGCCCAAACAACAACTACTACTACTACGACTACGACGACTCGAAAGAGGAGTGACTTGTGTGTATTAGAAGATAAtcatagtagtaataataatgatTATTCAAGAACAAAGCTTTTTGGAGTATCTTTGGTATCTAAGAAGAGATTACACCCAGATCATCATCAAGCTGTTGACAATAACTTTATTAAGCCTCGTTTTGTCATGGATAAGCATGATTTAGGGTTGaatctttag
- the LOC141586646 gene encoding uncharacterized protein LOC141586646 — protein MHAKTDSEVTSLAASSPTRSPPRRPVYYVQSPSRDSHDGEKTATSFHSTPVLSPMGSPPHSQSSMGRHSRESSSTRFSGSLKPGGNGGSRKISPNDVGSGGGKRGGKKHQHQQQPPWKDCDVIEEEGLLDDEENQKGLPRRCYVLAFILGFLVLFSFFSLILWGAARPQKPKITVKSIKFERFIVSAGSDNTGVATEMVSVNSTLKFLYRNTATFFGVHVTATPIDLSYSQISVASGSLKQFYQGRKSQRTLDISIYSDKVPLYGSGQYLVSTPTGIPTAPVNMTLSFTVRSRAYVLGSLVKPKFYKTVDCIVSLDPKKINSAISLKNKCTYQ, from the exons ATGCACGCAAAGACGGATTCCGAGGTGACGAGTTTAGCCGCCTCATCCCCAACCAGATCACCTCCGCGGAGGCCAGTATACTACGTGCAAAGCCCGTCGCGCGACTCGCACGATGGCGAGAAGACAGCGACGTCGTTTCACTCTACCCCGGTGTTGAGCCCAATGGGCTCACCACCACATAGTCAGTCCTCAATGGGCCGACACTCCCGGGAATCATCATCGACCCGGTTCTCCGGGTCGTTGAAGCCCGGGGGTAATGGTGGGTCTCGGAAGATCTCACCGAATGATGTTGGATCTGGTGGGGGAAAGAGAGGTGGTAAGAAGCATCAGCATCAACAACAGCCGCCATGGAAGGATTGTGATGTTATTGAAGAGGAAGGTCTTCTTGATGATGAAGAGAATCAGAAGGGTTTGCCTAGACGCTGTTATGTTCTTGCTTTTATTCTCGggtttttggttttgttttcgtttttctcTTTGATTCTTTGGGGCGCTGCTCGCCCTCAGAAACCTAAAATCACCGTCAAG AGTATCAAATTTGAGAGATTCATAGTGTCAGCTGGATCGGATAATACAGGAGTGGCTACTGAAATGGTATCTGTGAATTCAACACTCAAATTTCTATACCGTAACACTGCTACATTTTTTGGCGTCCATGTAACCGCAACTCCGATTGATCTTTCCTATTCTCAGATCAGTGTTGCCAGCGGAAGT TTGAAGCAATTCTATCAGGGAAGGAAGAGTCAAAGAACCCTTGATATCTCAATTTACAGCGACAAAGTTCCATTGTATGGAAGCGGGCAATATTTAGTAAGTACACCCACCGGAATACCCACAGCACCAGTTAACATGACCTTGAGTTTCACAGTTCGATCGAGAGCTTACGTCTTGGGTAGTTTGGTTAAGCCGAAATTCTACAAGACAGTTGACTGTATAGTTAGTTTAGATCCTAAAAAGATCAATTCTGCTATTTCTCTCAAGAACAAATGCACTTATCAATAA